AGGTAAGTCATTTACTCGCCGCTTGTCAAGAAAAAAGTGAAAATTTATTTTCTTCCTTTTCTTAACTTCCCATCGCCTCATCCGCTACTTAACTGCCTTTGCCTCAAGTATTTACACTCACTTTCAAGTGCCTTTCCCGTCGTTTGGGAGTGCAAAGATATCACTCAAAAACCGCCCTTGTCAAGTATGAAATCAAAATAATTAATAGCCCATCAAACCAATCGCTGATTATCAGTGTTTTAAAGCCCGGAAATTCCTGAAACTTTTTTAAACCAAGGTAGTTACCCCCTTTCAGCCCTAAAATCCCCGTTTTTACGCACTTCTTTGGCCCTTCTGCACCTTGACTTTGATTTTCTACGGCTACCCTACAGCTTAACCTATCCTTTCTTTGGATTTCCCTATAAATCTAATATTTAGGACTCGTTTGTATAACTCCTACTCCTTCGCTATTCTTCCATCAAAAAGGTTGCCGGAGTAATCCGGCAACCTTTTTGAATCTCTTCCTACTTGCTACTATATATATTACTGGCTACTATATATATTATATATAAGGATACAAGGATTAGTCTTTGTAGATCTCTATTTGAAGAGAGCCGTCTGACTTAATGTAGCCTCGGTACATTCCTTCCGAATTAAAAGGCATGGCAAAATTACCCTTTGCATCCAGGGCAATGACTCCACCTTCGCCTCCTCGTTCGACCAGTTTTTGATTTACCACTTCCTTGGCAGCCTCTTGTACAGATAGTCCTTTATAATGCATCAGGGCAGCGATGTCATAAGCGACTACTGATCGAATGAAGTATTCACCGTGGCCCGTCGCTGAAATGGCACAGGTAGTATTGTCCGCATATGTACCCGCTCCGATAATGGGAGCATCCCCTACCCTACCGTATCGTTTGTTGGTCATTCCCCCCGTAGAGGTGCCCGCAGCCAAGTTTCCGTACTGGTCCAATGCTACACAACCGACCGTACCAAATTTTTTCCCTTCCGTGAAAATTAACTCTTCAGCCCGACTGCTGGCATTCTTAGGAGCCTTTGCTGGTTTCTTCGGAGCTTCTTCGGTATGATCCAGTTTGACCTTCTCTTCCTTTATGGCTTTTTGTAAACCCTGCCATCGGTTTTCGGTGTAGAAGTAGCTGGGGTCAACGATGGTGAGTCCTTTATCCTTGGCGAACGTTTCGGCTCCTTTTCCTATTAATAAAACGTGTTCGGATTTTTCCATCACCGCCCGAGCAGCCGATATGGGATTACGAACGGTGGTTACGCCCGCTACGGCTCCTGCTTTGAGCGTTTTTCCATCCATGATGGCGGCATCGAGTTCGTTTTTACCCTCGTGCGTAAACACGGCTCCCTTTCCAGCATTGAATAAAGGTGAGTCTTCCATGACGTGGACCGTAGCTTCTACCGCATCCAGACTCGTACCTCCTTTCTTTAAAATAGTATAACCCGTTTGTAAAGCCTGCTCTAACACTTGCCGGTACGCCTTTTCTTTCTCTGCCGTCATATTCTGCCGGGTAATGGTTCCAGCCCCGCCGTGTATGACCAGCGTTATTTTAGAAGGATCGGGACTTTGAGCAAAGGCCGGGGTACTCATTAGTAGCAATAACCATTTTTTCATGGGAAGTAGATTTAAGTGAAATAAACACGTCTCTTCTATACCTATATATATATAGATAGATACTCAGACTCGAAGGAATATCTTCTTTTGATAAAGGATATACAGGAAAAGCCACTTCATCAAAATCATTCCGGCTACGGTCAGAACGGCCTTTAAGGGTTCGGAGCTGAGTTGATGAATGAGTCCTCCGAAAAAGAAGTCTGCGATGTGTTCAAAGTTAATGATTAAAACCGCCAGGTAGATTAAAATAGAGTTCATCCCAATCACGGTGAACAGAATCGTCCATTTCTGATACCGCTTTACATCAATGATCCAATAAAATAAAGCGAGCAAACCTAGACTACAGCCCCCCGTTACGAGTACGAACGAGCTCGTCCATAAGTTCTTGTTTACGGGAAAGACCATATTCCAGAGCCATCCTAGGATAAAGAAAATCACTCCGAGGCCGACTAAAGCTTGTATCTTCTCTTCGGGACGACGCATCGCATTCCTTAAAATAGTACCGGCGTAAATACCGAGTAAAGCATTGCAGATGGCGGGGATGGTGGAGAGCAATCCTTCGGGGTCATGTACGGTTAGGTACAGTTTTCCCGGGACTAGCAATCGATCTACGTAACCCGGCAGGCTACATTCCAGCGTAAGCACACCCGCTCCGCATCCGGGTACGGGAATGAGCATCAAGGCCGCCCAATAACCGAGTAAAATTCCGAAGAACCAGACATACTGAGCCCGCTCACTAGCGTACAGATAAATCAGCTGGGCAAACATCCCCGCCAGCCCAATACGTCCGAGTACGCTACAAAAACGAATTTCCTCAATCGGCTTAACGAACAATCCATTATTATAGATAATACCGAAAATCACCAGGGTGATGCCTCGCGTAATAATCTTGCGGGCTAGCGGTCCCTTCTCATCGCCTTTCTCCAATCGGCTGCCTACGGAAAAGGGAGTGGATACGCCCGCCATAAATAGAAAGAGCGGAAAAATCAGGTCGTAAAAGCGAAAGCCATTCCACTCGGGATGCGTAAACTGGTCGGCCATAAAGGCGGCCCAGCCCCAAGTGGTCGTCTTGGCCAGGGCATAGAAGATTTCATCCCCTCCCATAATCCAAAACATATCAAATCCCCGTAACGTATCCAGGGATAACAGCCGTTTGATGGGTACGGGTTGAGCAAGGGTAGGTTCAGTAGCAGTAAGGGACATAGTAATACAGAATGGAGGAAAACGATTGGTGGCTAAAATATAGCTAAAATATTCACAGCTAAGCTGCGAAAAAACGCCTCTGAGCGTTTCCATCTCCTTTTAGGGGATACCTACGGCCTGTCCTAGCCCCATAGCCGAATGCCTTTCGCCCCACTTATCGTTAGGGTATAACGAATCGGCTAGCGTCTTCCCTGCCGTAGGCTCCCTGAAGGGTTTGCCTGAAATCCAAACTGATTAGCTGCAAAATAAATATCCTAGTGTACCTATCATTAGTTTCAACGATCCCGCTTTCCAGCAAGCTTAAAAGCGTACTAGTTCACTTTTAAAAATCTAAAAAAATGCATAAAATAAGCTTCGGTAAGTCCTAAAATAAAACTGTAAGTCTATCAATCAACTGCTACTTTCTGGCTGAAATTATAATCAATCATTCGTTTATATAAGAGTTTCATACTCCCGAATAACATAAAAAAACTCCTGTTGCCGCCACAACAGGAGTTATATTTTGCCTTATCAATATTACTATCGCTAAGACTTTACAAACATGCTACATTTAATTTAAAAAAGCAAATACAATCAAAGTTTTTTTAAAAAAAAATAAGCATATTTTATCTAAATCGAATAAGGCCAATGATCTTGCCTTACCCGGAGTAATACACTTCATTAACGGGTTGAAAAGAAGTTGATATTTCTGGCACACTCTTAACTAATTTCCCGCCTAAAAGTTCACGTTCCATGGCTGATAAAATCACCTTTTTACTTAAATGACGTTTGGCATAACTGCGCGCATTTGCTTGAAAAAAGGCCAGATTAGTTTTTAAAGCCATATCAATTCCTGCCACTAATGCTGATAAGGATTCTGGTTCCACCACTAATCCTAATTGTCTATCAGACACCAGGTTATGCAGTGTGGTACCCGGATCAGCAGTTACTAAAACGCAACCACCCGCTGCTAAAATAGGTCCTAGTTTGGAAGGCAGTAATAAATCGGCTGCTGCTTTCTTTTGTAAGACTAAGTGTAAATCTGCCGTAGCCAACAACCGTGACATATCTTCACTTTTCTGCAGGGGGAAAAACTTAACGTTCGTCAGTTTATCCGCGTCAACCTTCTCAATTAATCGCTCTTTGGCTCCACCCGAACCTACCACAACAAAATAAATATGTGGAAATTTCTGATAGTGTTTAGCCGCTTCAATAATTAATTCCAAGCCTTGTTTCTCACCTAAATTTCCGGCATACAGAATAACTTTATCCGTATTACGTAAACCAAATTCTTTGCGCAAAGAAGCCGATTTAGGTAAGGGTTGAATGGCTTCCATGTCTACCCAATTGGGAAACACGTACGTTTTATTTTCACCTACTTCTTTTTGGATAATTTTCTTTTCCATTGCTAAGCTAATGGTGGAAACACGATCCGCTTTATTTAAAATAAACTTCTCCGCTTTAAAAAGAATGTTTAATAAGCTTTTGTTTTTAATCATCCCTAAATCTTTAGCCGCATCGACTTGAAGATCCTGTACATGAATGTAAAACAATGAACCTTTGAGTAAACTATACAAATAGGCAACAAAGCTTAAATGAAACGGAGGAGCTACGCAAAGCACTACGTCCGCTTTGGGTTTAAAAAGTAAAGGAATCCAGTAAACTAAACTGCTGAGCAAAAAAGAAAACTCATGGATGATGCGTTTGGCCGCACTTACTTGCTTGGGAACGTAAAAGGGACACCGGTGAACGGTCACGCCCTTGAGCAGATGCGTGTGCCATAACTTCCCTTTAAAATCGGTCTGTACTTCCCACTGCGGATAATAAGGAAACGTGGTAATCAC
This is a stretch of genomic DNA from Siphonobacter curvatus. It encodes these proteins:
- a CDS encoding isoaspartyl peptidase/L-asparaginase family protein, which encodes MKKWLLLLMSTPAFAQSPDPSKITLVIHGGAGTITRQNMTAEKEKAYRQVLEQALQTGYTILKKGGTSLDAVEATVHVMEDSPLFNAGKGAVFTHEGKNELDAAIMDGKTLKAGAVAGVTTVRNPISAARAVMEKSEHVLLIGKGAETFAKDKGLTIVDPSYFYTENRWQGLQKAIKEEKVKLDHTEEAPKKPAKAPKNASSRAEELIFTEGKKFGTVGCVALDQYGNLAAGTSTGGMTNKRYGRVGDAPIIGAGTYADNTTCAISATGHGEYFIRSVVAYDIAALMHYKGLSVQEAAKEVVNQKLVERGGEGGVIALDAKGNFAMPFNSEGMYRGYIKSDGSLQIEIYKD
- a CDS encoding WcaI family glycosyltransferase → MKKVLIYGINYAPELTGIGKYTGELGAWLAETGHEVEVITTFPYYPQWEVQTDFKGKLWHTHLLKGVTVHRCPFYVPKQVSAAKRIIHEFSFLLSSLVYWIPLLFKPKADVVLCVAPPFHLSFVAYLYSLLKGSLFYIHVQDLQVDAAKDLGMIKNKSLLNILFKAEKFILNKADRVSTISLAMEKKIIQKEVGENKTYVFPNWVDMEAIQPLPKSASLRKEFGLRNTDKVILYAGNLGEKQGLELIIEAAKHYQKFPHIYFVVVGSGGAKERLIEKVDADKLTNVKFFPLQKSEDMSRLLATADLHLVLQKKAAADLLLPSKLGPILAAGGCVLVTADPGTTLHNLVSDRQLGLVVEPESLSALVAGIDMALKTNLAFFQANARSYAKRHLSKKVILSAMERELLGGKLVKSVPEISTSFQPVNEVYYSG
- a CDS encoding acyltransferase family protein, with translation MSLTATEPTLAQPVPIKRLLSLDTLRGFDMFWIMGGDEIFYALAKTTTWGWAAFMADQFTHPEWNGFRFYDLIFPLFLFMAGVSTPFSVGSRLEKGDEKGPLARKIITRGITLVIFGIIYNNGLFVKPIEEIRFCSVLGRIGLAGMFAQLIYLYASERAQYVWFFGILLGYWAALMLIPVPGCGAGVLTLECSLPGYVDRLLVPGKLYLTVHDPEGLLSTIPAICNALLGIYAGTILRNAMRRPEEKIQALVGLGVIFFILGWLWNMVFPVNKNLWTSSFVLVTGGCSLGLLALFYWIIDVKRYQKWTILFTVIGMNSILIYLAVLIINFEHIADFFFGGLIHQLSSEPLKAVLTVAGMILMKWLFLYILYQKKIFLRV